In Candidatus Contubernalis alkalaceticus, the following proteins share a genomic window:
- the map gene encoding type I methionyl aminopeptidase, producing MITLKSDHEIELMREAGRIVALTHKILAQAVVPGITTAELDFIAEKNIRAHGGEPAFKGYNGFPASICTSINEQVVHGIPSIRKLKSGEIISIDVGVCYKGYYGDAAVTLPVGEINDSAAELLEVTRGSLYNALQFARIGNRLSDISHGVQTFAEDRGYHVVRNYVGHGIGTSMHEEPEIPNFGRPGRGPKLQKGMVLAIEPMINIGTWEVETLEDNWTVVTKDTSLSAHFEHTVAIGEEGIEILTELNGG from the coding sequence ATGATTACTTTAAAGTCTGATCATGAAATTGAACTTATGAGGGAAGCAGGCAGAATAGTAGCCTTAACCCATAAAATTTTGGCACAGGCTGTGGTGCCGGGAATTACCACTGCTGAGCTGGATTTTATTGCAGAGAAAAACATCAGAGCCCATGGGGGTGAGCCTGCCTTTAAAGGATATAATGGTTTCCCCGCCAGCATTTGCACTTCCATCAACGAACAGGTGGTGCACGGTATTCCTAGTATTCGTAAACTTAAAAGTGGAGAAATTATCAGTATTGATGTGGGTGTATGCTACAAGGGATATTATGGGGATGCCGCAGTTACGCTGCCGGTGGGAGAAATTAATGATTCCGCAGCTGAGCTGTTGGAGGTAACCCGGGGGTCCCTGTACAATGCTCTCCAGTTTGCCAGGATCGGCAATCGGCTATCTGATATTTCCCATGGGGTCCAGACCTTTGCTGAAGACAGGGGCTACCATGTAGTCAGAAATTACGTGGGCCATGGAATAGGCACCAGCATGCACGAGGAACCAGAAATACCAAATTTTGGAAGGCCGGGTCGTGGGCCTAAACTACAAAAAGGGATGGTTCTGGCCATTGAGCCCATGATCAATATCGGGACTTGGGAAGTAGAGACACTGGAGGACAACTGGACAGTGGTGACCAAGGATACCAGCCTTTCTGCGCACTTTGAGCATACTGTGGCTATAGGGGAAGAAGGAATAGAAATTCTTACGGAATTGAATGGCGGCTGA
- a CDS encoding KOW domain-containing RNA-binding protein: MNSVAVIGQLVCSNAGRDRGSYYIITRIIDDKFVEVANGSSRKINSSKRKNIKHLKIYPYVDLELGKGLDLNQSKDHELVKTLNKLLQKKTRQH; the protein is encoded by the coding sequence ATGAATTCAGTTGCAGTCATAGGCCAATTAGTTTGTTCAAATGCCGGAAGAGACAGGGGAAGTTATTATATTATAACCCGTATTATCGATGATAAGTTTGTGGAGGTAGCTAACGGAAGCAGCCGTAAGATTAACAGCTCAAAACGTAAAAATATTAAACATCTTAAAATTTACCCTTATGTAGACCTTGAGTTAGGGAAGGGGCTGGACTTAAACCAGTCAAAAGACCATGAGCTGGTTAAAACATTGAATAAGCTGCTGCAGAAGAAAACCAGGCAGCATTGA
- the infA gene encoding translation initiation factor IF-1, which translates to MSKKDVIEVEGTVVEPLPNAMFRVEIDGGHKILAHVSGKIRMHFIRILPGDRVLMELSPYDLTRGRITYRYK; encoded by the coding sequence ATGTCCAAAAAAGACGTGATTGAAGTTGAGGGTACTGTGGTGGAACCTTTACCTAATGCCATGTTCAGGGTAGAAATCGATGGGGGACACAAAATATTAGCCCATGTATCCGGTAAAATAAGAATGCATTTTATTCGAATACTACCCGGGGATAGGGTTTTAATGGAGTTATCACCATATGATTTGACCCGGGGCCGCATCACTTATCGTTATAAATAA
- the rpmJ gene encoding 50S ribosomal protein L36, whose product MKVRPSVKKICEKCKIIKRKGKVMVICENPKHKQKQG is encoded by the coding sequence ATGAAAGTCAGACCATCCGTTAAAAAAATCTGCGAGAAATGCAAGATAATCAAAAGAAAAGGAAAAGTCATGGTTATTTGCGAAAACCCTAAGCATAAACAAAAACAGGGTTAG
- the rpsM gene encoding 30S ribosomal protein S13, with protein MARIAGVDLPRDKRVEIALTYIYGIGRKTSQDILSETGVKDSTRVRDLTEDEIARLRDIIEKQHKVEGDLRREVTMNIKRLIEIGSYRGIRHRRGLPVRGQTTKNNARTRKGPKRTVGIRRKKI; from the coding sequence GTGGCAAGAATAGCCGGAGTGGATTTACCAAGAGATAAAAGGGTGGAGATTGCCCTTACCTATATATATGGGATTGGGAGGAAAACTTCTCAAGATATCTTAAGTGAGACCGGGGTTAAAGACAGTACCCGGGTTAGGGATCTTACGGAGGATGAAATTGCTCGACTCAGGGATATAATTGAGAAACAGCACAAAGTCGAAGGAGACCTTCGTCGGGAAGTAACCATGAACATAAAAAGGCTCATTGAGATTGGAAGTTACCGGGGCATTCGCCATCGCCGGGGGTTACCGGTAAGGGGACAAACCACAAAAAATAACGCCCGGACCAGAAAAGGCCCTAAGCGTACTGTAGGAATCCGGAGAAAGAAAATATAA
- the rpsK gene encoding 30S ribosomal protein S11 has product MAKRRTARPRRRERKNIEHGVAHIKSTFNNTIISITDLKGNSISWASAGTVGFKGSRKSTPYAAQMSAEAAARAAMEHGLKEVEVFVKGPGAGREAAIRSLQAAGLEVNLIKDVTPIPHNGCRPPKRRRV; this is encoded by the coding sequence ATGGCCAAAAGAAGAACCGCTCGACCCCGTCGTCGTGAGCGTAAAAATATTGAACATGGGGTGGCTCATATCAAGTCAACCTTTAATAATACTATAATATCTATTACCGATTTGAAGGGTAACAGCATATCCTGGGCCAGCGCAGGGACGGTAGGATTTAAAGGTTCCAGAAAGTCTACACCTTATGCCGCCCAGATGTCAGCTGAAGCCGCAGCCAGGGCAGCTATGGAGCATGGATTGAAAGAGGTAGAGGTTTTTGTGAAGGGGCCCGGAGCAGGTCGAGAGGCTGCCATCAGATCGCTGCAGGCAGCAGGTCTTGAGGTTAATCTCATTAAGGATGTAACACCTATACCTCATAATGGATGCCGGCCGCCCAAGAGAAGAAGGGTATAA
- the rpsD gene encoding 30S ribosomal protein S4 — translation MARYKESVCRLCRREGLKLYLKGERCYTDKCAVDRRTYAPGQHGQSRRGKVSEFGLQLREKQKARRIYGVLEKQFRNYFKKAERIKGVTGETLLQILESRLDNVVYRLGFAGSRNEARQMITHGHFRVNNHKVNIPSYLVSPGDEISVREKSRNSPRFKELWEIAEQRSQPEWLELDAENWKGRVVRLPIREEIDIPISEHLIIELYSR, via the coding sequence ATGGCGAGATACAAAGAGTCTGTTTGCAGACTTTGCCGCCGTGAAGGACTAAAACTCTATTTAAAGGGTGAAAGGTGCTACACAGATAAGTGTGCCGTTGACCGGAGAACATATGCCCCCGGTCAGCATGGACAGTCCCGGCGGGGCAAAGTATCAGAATTTGGACTACAGTTAAGGGAAAAACAGAAAGCCAGAAGAATCTATGGAGTTTTAGAAAAACAGTTTAGAAACTATTTTAAGAAAGCTGAGCGAATTAAAGGGGTAACCGGGGAAACTCTGCTGCAGATCCTGGAAAGCAGGCTGGACAACGTAGTTTACCGTTTGGGTTTTGCCGGCTCTAGGAATGAAGCCAGACAGATGATTACCCACGGCCATTTCCGGGTAAATAATCATAAGGTGAATATTCCATCTTATTTGGTAAGCCCTGGGGATGAAATCTCTGTACGGGAAAAAAGCCGTAACTCCCCCAGATTTAAGGAGCTTTGGGAAATTGCTGAACAAAGGTCCCAGCCGGAATGGTTGGAATTGGATGCAGAAAACTGGAAGGGCAGGGTAGTTCGTCTGCCTATTCGAGAGGAAATTGATATTCCTATCAGTGAGCATTTAATTATCGAACTTTACTCCCGTTAA